The sequence GTTCTTCCGGCTGCCGGTCGGGAAAGAAGTGTGGTCTCCCTCCTGGGCGCCCGACGGCCAGTCCCTTTACGCCCACGACATGGATACGATCTATCAGATCTCTCTCGCAGGTAAGGCGCTCAAGACCTGGCCGGTCAGCCTCTTCGGTCCCGGTGCCAGCATGAGCAGCGGCAGCTCGCTCGCGGTTTCGCCGGACGGAAAATCTCTGCTCGTCGAGGTCGATGGCGATGAGGATGTAAAGATCAAGGACTGGGACGGCCCGCCGTCCGCCCTCTGGACGATGGACCTCCAGACCGGTGCGCGCCAGCGCATCGGCTCGCGCAGCCTTCTCGCCTGGTCCGGCTGCTGGGAATCCGCCAACAGCATCATCTGCAACGGCGCGACTGAGAAAAAACCTCAGCCTGCGATTTATCGCATCACCCTGCCCGACGGCGCGTTTTCCCTGGTCCTTCCCATT comes from Terrimicrobium sacchariphilum and encodes:
- a CDS encoding TolB family protein, whose translation is MRTVLLSLAAFLAVVTISPAQIAYESLGWIYLHAEGGNPKKLVQGVYPAFSPDGQAIAYNTQDEDGARHIAIYDLASGKSPVPNIPGDNSYGPSWSPDGKKLAFHIFNNDRWDIGIIGADGSGFFRLPVGKEVWSPSWAPDGQSLYAHDMDTIYQISLAGKALKTWPVSLFGPGASMSSGSSLAVSPDGKSLLVEVDGDEDVKIKDWDGPPSALWTMDLQTGARQRIGSRSLLAWSGCWESANSIICNGATEKKPQPAIYRITLPDGAFSLVLPIGGQPSVVPAR